One Thalassoglobus sp. JC818 genomic region harbors:
- a CDS encoding RNA polymerase subunit sigma, translating into MSGPIVRTGATPEYWENWDQVFGKGKTKKKSAPKKKTAKKAASTATKSAPKKKTATKKAATKSAAKKAPKKSAKKKSK; encoded by the coding sequence ATGAGTGGCCCAATCGTACGTACTGGAGCAACACCGGAATACTGGGAAAACTGGGACCAGGTTTTCGGAAAAGGGAAAACCAAGAAGAAGTCCGCTCCCAAAAAGAAGACAGCCAAGAAAGCGGCAAGCACAGCCACCAAGTCTGCTCCGAAGAAGAAAACAGCTACCAAGAAGGCTGCGACAAAAAGTGCAGCCAAGAAAGCTCCTAAGAAGAGCGCGAAGAAAAAGTCAAAGTAG